The nucleotide window CGGCGGCTTGTAGATGAGCGCCGCGATGGGCAGCAAATCTTCCATCAACAGCCACGCAATCGGCAGCACCCCCCGGTTTTGCACGTTGATGTTCACCGCCACCCGGTCGCCAATGCTGGCCGACAGCCGATTGCATTCCCGCTGCGCCGCCAGGCTTTCAATCCACACGCGGCTTAACACCCGGCTGGCAAGCATTATGCCCACAAGCGCGTACATGGCATACGCCAGCAGGCCCAGGCCGAAGGCCAGTGAGAAAAGCAAAATCAAAATGGCGCCAGCAAACCAACGCATGGATTATCCAGCCGCAAAGATATGACGACGCAAAGTTGGGAATGACGAAGGACGAATGCTTCTCATGAATGACCAATGACCAAATCCCAATGACCAATGACGGATGCTTTCATTGGTCATTGGTGCTTGGGCATTCGTCATTTGTCCCTCTCACGGTTCAAACACCGCCCGTCCCGTCGGTGCTTGCATCGTTGGCACGGGCGTTTCGCTGATGGTTTCCTCGATGACCTTCGCCGCCGTAATTTTTCGCAGCCGGCTTTCCGGCCGCAAAATCACACGATGCACCAAAATGGCCGTGGCCACGCGCTTAATGTCATCGGGCTGAACGAAATTCCGCCCCAACATGGCGGCCATCGCTTGCGAAGCGCGAAACACTGCCAACGATGCCCGCGGACTGGCTCCCAGCGCCAAATCTTCGTTCTGTCGCGTGCGCTGAATGATTTCCACAATGTACCGCCGCACTTTCTCGTCCACGTGAATTTGCCGTATGGCCTGCTGGCAGGCGATCACTTCTTCGGCCGATACCACCGCTTTCAATTGCGAAAGCGGATGCACTTGCCGCAGCATGTCCAGCATTTTCAGTTCTTCCTCCGGCGTCGGGTAACCCAGGCTGAACCGCATCAAAAAGCGATCCAGTTGCGCCTCCGGCAGCGGAAACGTCCCTTCGTGATCGATGGGGTTCTGCGTGCCGATGACCAAAAACGGCGGCGTCAGCGCGTGCGTAACACCATCCACCGTCACGCGGCTTTCGGCCATCGCTTCCAGCAACGCGGCCTGTGTGCGGGGCGTGGCGCGATTGATTTCGTCGGCCAGCACCAATTGCGCGAAAATCGGCCCTGGCCGGAATTCAAATTCCGTCGATTTCTGGTTGAACACCGACACGCCCGTCACGTCGGTCGGCAACAAATCGGGCGTGCACTGAATGCGTTTGAACGTGCAGCCCACGCTCGCCGCCAGCGCCCGGGCCAACATGGTTTTGGCCACGCCCGGCACGTCTTCCAGCAGAATGTGCCCTTCGGAAAACCAAGCCACCAGGGCCAGCACAATTTGCTGCCGCTTGCCGACGATCGCCTGCTCGACGTTGGCGATAATTTTTTTGGCCGTTGTGGCGACTTCGACCATGCTGCGGCCTGCCAGTAAGTGGTTCCCGACGCCGAATGGCGTGCTAACAAGACCCACTCATTGTAATCGTGGCCGCTGCAGCAAGAAACCGGCTATTTGGCCTTCACGCGGCATTTCGCCAGGGCTTTTCTTTGCCCCGTCAAGTGTCTGGCGCTCAGTACAAGCATCACGGCGGCAATAGCGCCCAGGGTCATAGCAGCCGGCTCGGGCACCGTGGCGGCGCCGTCAAAGGTGCCGGTGCCACTGGCCAGCGCCCCGGCAAAAAACAAATCCGCTGCTTGTTCCAATCCATTTCCATTGCCAGTGTTCGTCCACGAACTGAACGTCAGCGAAAAATCTCGCTCCGCGCTAGGGCTAAACGTGAGAAAATCGGAGCTGTAAGTAACGGAGTTGCCGCTCAACAGGGTATCGGCGCTGACTTGCGGCGTGCGACCCTCCATGACGCCGATCATCTGCCCGGTGAATGTGACAGTCAACAAATTGGTGCGACTACCCGATCCTTCATTGGCTGGCGTGCTGCGAATAATGCTGATGGTGTCGGTCACGGTTCCCGCGCCGGTGATCGGCTGGCTGCCCACCACGCCGCCCAGCACCGTGGAAATTGTTTTGGTGCTGGAGGTCATGCTCAATGTGGCATTTTGGTTGCCTTGCAAATCGAGCGGCATCGGACCGGCGACGGTTAAATACGTGAAACTGACTGGAATTGCGGCGCCAAGTGGCCCTCCAGTGCTGGTGCCGAATTGCGCATCATTGCCGCTTCCGTTGTCGAGGTAGGCGAACAAATTTCCGCCCGGGCTGGCTTCGGAAAACTGCGCAAAGCTAATGGACGATGCGCGGGCTAAACCAGGAATTCCAACCGTCGCCAGAACAGCGATTCCAACAGCCACCCAGCGCCGGGTAGCACAAATAGAATATGATTGCGCAAAAGCGCAATACGAACCAATACGCTGTCTCATCTCTGTTGCCTCCGTCTGCCGTCCTGTAATTAACAGTGCGCGGGTTCCAGCCGCGCATTGTTACAATACTCGCATCCTAACATGGTTTCTCGGATATGCAAGATTATTTTTCCGAGGTAGGTAATCAGTGGGGGGAAAACGCAATCCGGAAACTAAAACGGGCTTCCAGCCGGCTGGGCATTCAAATTTCTCGAATGCTCTGCGCCACAGGGATTTGCGGCCGATTGCCATCCTATATTGCGTCCTCATCTTCAACGGGCCTGGCCCCGACTGGAACACGCGAGGTGCAATCCGCCTCCCATCTCAGTCGGGGCGAAAGGATTTGAACCAGCAACCGAGCACGGTCGCCTGGGCGGCGACCGAGCGCAGTGCGGTAGTGACCAAACGAGTTCCACCTCAATCGGGGCGAAAGGATTTGAACCAGCAACCGAGCACGGTCGCCTGGGCGGCGACCGAGCGCAGGGCGGTAGTGACCAAACGAGTTCCACCTCAATCGGGGCGAGCGGCGATGCACATTTCCTATTGAGCTCTCCGGGCAGTCATTGCTGTTGCAGGCAATCTCGCGGAGCGTGGAGTTCTCGGCCGAGGACTTTCATGCTCTGGCGGGAACATAACTCACTATGACTTAAGGCCATAGCGTAGTTAACTGCAATGGGACTGCCCACCTTCCCGGACGGATGCACACGCAGCCGCTCGGGAGGTTAGTCCAATGTCTATCCAATCTGATGGCAAGCTCACGCCGCGCAACGGCCATACTCTGGTAGTCGGTATTGTAGCCCGCATTAGTGGCTGCCAAAACCAAAAGGAAATGTCCCTTGACGATCAGATTGACCACGCCAAGGAGGTCGTGGCCGAGTTGTACGATGGTCCGGTCGAGTATCGCGTAATCGCTACTAAAGGCAAGGGTGAGGCCCTTGACCGCCCCGAACTCGTTCAAATCGAGGCACAACTTCGGACGCGAGAACTCGACTTGCTGATCGTTGAGGATTTGGGTCGGCTGGTCCGGGGTGTGGAGGCAGTTCGCTTGTTGGGCGTGGCATACGATCATGGCGTTCGCGCGATTTCGCCAAACGATTGTATTGACACCGATGAGGAGACGTGGGAAGAGGACGCCCTTTCGGCTTGCCGCGATCATGTCGGGCATAATTCCCATACATCGAAACGCCTCAAAAAGAAGTTAATGAATCGCTTTGTAAAGTTCGGCGGAACGATGGCACGGGAGATTGCAGGCTATATAGTTTCTGATGCTGCCAAAACATATGATCAGTGGCTAAGGGATGAAAACGCTACTCATCACATCCAGGAAGGCCTGCGGCTACTGCGCGAGACACTTAACTGCTCAGCGGTCGCTGATTACTTTAATCGCGTCGGGTTCGAGCGCGGTCCCTACGCCCGACGAAAGAAGTGGTTCGGCAGCGACGTTCGAGAGTTTTACCAAAACCGACTCTTGGGCGGCTTTCCGGGTCGTGGCTTCAAGCACACGGTGAAACATCACGAGACCGGCCGCCGCGTACCCGTTAAAAATCCGACGGGGCCAAAGTTCCGTGAATGTCCGCATCTGGCCCACGTGGACATCGCGGAACTCGACGAAGTCAACGCACTGTTGGACGAAAAAAATCAGAATTATCGCCGCCGCGACGGCAACGGCTCTGATTCGCGGCGGCACGTCCCCCGCAAACGCACCCGTTTCCCGGGCCAACATGCCCACTGTTGGTACTGTGGCTGGCACGCCGTGTGGGGTGGCAACGGCGTCACGGAAAACCTGATGTGTTCCGGCTCCCGGGAATGGCACTGCTGGAACTCGGTCGGTTTCAATGGTGAATTCGCAGCCACAAAGACCGTCGAGATCATCACCGGTGAGCTTCGGCAGCTCGAAGGTTTGCAGGAGCAGTTCGCCGAACTGGTCCAGATTGCCCACCGGCAGACCGTGGGAGATCCGGGCGCTCGCTGGCAGCAACTGCAGCGAGCCGAGCTGAAGCTGGAAGAGGAACGAAGCAACCTGCTCGCGGCGATCGCCGCGTACGGTCCGCGTTCTGATTTCGCAGATAAGCTAGCCGAAATAGATGCCAAGAAATTGGCGTTGGCCAAAGAACGGTCCGCCTTGGACCGGCTCCAGGCACGGCGGCTCGTCTTGCCGGAGTCCCCGGTGGTCCTCCAAGAGCACCTGGAACAGCAGTTTCAGCGGCTGGCCATCGACTCACCAGAGTTCGGTGATTTGCTCCGGCTGCTGGTACCACAGTTCCATGTCTACATGGTGCGGATGTGCGACGGCGGCAATTTATTGCCGCGGGCCCTTGTGGAAATAAATCTGGCTGGCGACTTCCGGGATGTTCCGTTGGCTCCCGACCTGCATGGGCTGCTAACCAAGCGGTGCACGCTGGATCTGTTCGAACCTGTCTTGCGCGAACGAATTCGTTTTCGGGCCGTGGCGATCGCCACGGAGAATCCAAAGATGTCCCTGCGTGAAATCGCAGACCGCTTGCCGGAAAAGCCTTCCGAACCGGTGGTCGGTGATGCCTTGAAGCTGCACCAACGCATGCTGTCGGCGGGCTTGTCCAGCCCCTACGTGCCCGTGTTCGAGCCGCCGCCGGATCT belongs to Pirellulales bacterium and includes:
- a CDS encoding MoxR family ATPase, giving the protein MVEVATTAKKIIANVEQAIVGKRQQIVLALVAWFSEGHILLEDVPGVAKTMLARALAASVGCTFKRIQCTPDLLPTDVTGVSVFNQKSTEFEFRPGPIFAQLVLADEINRATPRTQAALLEAMAESRVTVDGVTHALTPPFLVIGTQNPIDHEGTFPLPEAQLDRFLMRFSLGYPTPEEELKMLDMLRQVHPLSQLKAVVSAEEVIACQQAIRQIHVDEKVRRYIVEIIQRTRQNEDLALGASPRASLAVFRASQAMAAMLGRNFVQPDDIKRVATAILVHRVILRPESRLRKITAAKVIEETISETPVPTMQAPTGRAVFEP